A region from the Arachis ipaensis cultivar K30076 chromosome B01, Araip1.1, whole genome shotgun sequence genome encodes:
- the LOC107626536 gene encoding RNA polymerase II C-terminal domain phosphatase-like 4 isoform X1, with protein sequence MSVAADSPIHSSSSDDFVAYLDDALAASSPDASSDKEVENQDELESVRIKRCKFESAEETEESTSEGIVKQNLEEYVCTHPGSFGDMCIRCGQKLDGESGVTFGYIHKGLRLHDEEISRLRNTDVKNLLIRKKLYLILDLDHTLLNSTHLAHLNSEELHLISQADSLGDVSKGSLFKLDKMHMMTKLRPFVRTFLKEASEMFEMYIYTMGDRPYALEMAKLLDPLGEYFNAKVISRDDGTQKHQKGLDIVLGQESAVVILDDTEHAWVKHRDNLILMERYHFFGSSCRQFGFNCKSLAELKSDEDEAEGALTKILKVLKQVHYKFFDELKEDIAERDVRQVLKSVRREVLSGCVVVFSRIFHGALPPLRKMAEQLGATCLMELDPSVTHVVATDAGTEKARWAVKEKKFLVHPRWIEAANYFWEKQPEENFVLKKKQ encoded by the exons ATGAGTGTTGCAGCAGACTCTCCGATACATTCATCCAGTAGTGATGACTTCGTTGCGTATCTTGATGATGCATTAGCTGCAAGTTCGCCAGATGCGTCATCCGATAAAGAAGTTGAAAATCAAGATGAGCTGGAAAGTGTCAG AATAAAAAGGTGCAAGTTTGAAAGTGCCGAGGAAACTGAGGAGTCTACTTCAGAAGGGATCGTGAAACAGAATTTAG AAGAATATGTGTGTACACATCCTGGTTCATTCGGAGATATGTGTATACGTTGTGGGCAAAAGTTGGATGGTGAATCTGGTGTGACATTTGGCTACATACACAAG GGATTGAGACTTCATGATGAGGAGATCTCTAGATTGCGAAATACAGATGTGAAGAATTTGCTAATTCGTAAAAAACTTTACCTGATTCTTGACCTAGATCATACGTTACTAAATTCCACTCACCTTGCTCATTTGAACTCTGAAGAGTTGCATTTAATTTCCCAGGCAGATTCTCTTGGAG ATGTTTCCAAGGGTAGCCTTTTCAAATTGgacaaaatgcatatgatgacCAAGTTGAGGCCTTTTGTCCGCACATTTCTAAAAGAAGCAAGTGAAATGTTTGAGATGTACATATACACCATGGGTGATCGACCCTATGCATTAGAGATGGCTAAGCTGCTTGATCCTCTAGGAGAATACTTCAATGCAAAGGTGATTTCTCGAGATGATGgcactcaaaagcatcagaaGGGTCTTGATATTGTGTTGGGGCAAGAAAGTGCTGTTGTAATTCTTGATGATACAGAACAC GCATGGGTGAAGCATAGAGATAATTTGATTCTGATGGAAAGATACCACTTTTTTGGTTCAAGTTGCCGGCAATTTGGTTTCAATTGCAAATCTTTAGCTGAATTGAAGAGTGACGAAGACGAAGCTGAAGGAGCACTCACTAAAATCCTTAAAGTTCTTAAGCAAGTCCATTATAAATTCTTCGAT GAACTTAAAGAAGATATTGCTGAACGAGATGTAAGGCAG GTTTTGAAATCAGTTCGAAGGGAAGTCTTGAGCGGGTGCGTGGTTGTTTTCAGCCGTATCTTCCATGGAGCATTACCACCACTCCGGAAGATGGCTGAGCAGTTGGGAGCCACTTGTTTAATGGAACTTGACCCCTCTGTGACACATGTGGTTGCTACTGATGCTGGAACTGAGAAGGCCCGGTGGGCAGTGAAAGAGAAGAAGTTTTTGGTTCATCCACGATGGATAGAGGCTGCAAATTATTTTTGGGAAAAGCAACCTGAGGAGAACTTTGTCCTCAAGAAAAAGCAGTAG
- the LOC107626536 gene encoding RNA polymerase II C-terminal domain phosphatase-like 4 isoform X2: MSVAADSPIHSSSSDDFVAYLDDALAASSPDASSDKEVENQDELESVRIKRCKFESAEETEESTSEGIVKQNLEEYVCTHPGSFGDMCIRCGQKLDGESGVTFGYIHKGLRLHDEEISRLRNTDVKNLLIRKKLYLILDLDHTLLNSTHLAHLNSEELHLISQADSLGDVSKGSLFKLDKMHMMTKLRPFVRTFLKEASEMFEMYIYTMGDRPYALEMAKLLDPLGEYFNAKVISRDDGTQKHQKGLDIVLGQESAVVILDDTEHAWVKHRDNLILMERYHFFGSSCRQFGFNCKSLAELKSDEDEAEGALTKILKVLKQVHYKFFDELKEDIAERDVLKSVRREVLSGCVVVFSRIFHGALPPLRKMAEQLGATCLMELDPSVTHVVATDAGTEKARWAVKEKKFLVHPRWIEAANYFWEKQPEENFVLKKKQ; encoded by the exons ATGAGTGTTGCAGCAGACTCTCCGATACATTCATCCAGTAGTGATGACTTCGTTGCGTATCTTGATGATGCATTAGCTGCAAGTTCGCCAGATGCGTCATCCGATAAAGAAGTTGAAAATCAAGATGAGCTGGAAAGTGTCAG AATAAAAAGGTGCAAGTTTGAAAGTGCCGAGGAAACTGAGGAGTCTACTTCAGAAGGGATCGTGAAACAGAATTTAG AAGAATATGTGTGTACACATCCTGGTTCATTCGGAGATATGTGTATACGTTGTGGGCAAAAGTTGGATGGTGAATCTGGTGTGACATTTGGCTACATACACAAG GGATTGAGACTTCATGATGAGGAGATCTCTAGATTGCGAAATACAGATGTGAAGAATTTGCTAATTCGTAAAAAACTTTACCTGATTCTTGACCTAGATCATACGTTACTAAATTCCACTCACCTTGCTCATTTGAACTCTGAAGAGTTGCATTTAATTTCCCAGGCAGATTCTCTTGGAG ATGTTTCCAAGGGTAGCCTTTTCAAATTGgacaaaatgcatatgatgacCAAGTTGAGGCCTTTTGTCCGCACATTTCTAAAAGAAGCAAGTGAAATGTTTGAGATGTACATATACACCATGGGTGATCGACCCTATGCATTAGAGATGGCTAAGCTGCTTGATCCTCTAGGAGAATACTTCAATGCAAAGGTGATTTCTCGAGATGATGgcactcaaaagcatcagaaGGGTCTTGATATTGTGTTGGGGCAAGAAAGTGCTGTTGTAATTCTTGATGATACAGAACAC GCATGGGTGAAGCATAGAGATAATTTGATTCTGATGGAAAGATACCACTTTTTTGGTTCAAGTTGCCGGCAATTTGGTTTCAATTGCAAATCTTTAGCTGAATTGAAGAGTGACGAAGACGAAGCTGAAGGAGCACTCACTAAAATCCTTAAAGTTCTTAAGCAAGTCCATTATAAATTCTTCGAT GAACTTAAAGAAGATATTGCTGAACGAGAT GTTTTGAAATCAGTTCGAAGGGAAGTCTTGAGCGGGTGCGTGGTTGTTTTCAGCCGTATCTTCCATGGAGCATTACCACCACTCCGGAAGATGGCTGAGCAGTTGGGAGCCACTTGTTTAATGGAACTTGACCCCTCTGTGACACATGTGGTTGCTACTGATGCTGGAACTGAGAAGGCCCGGTGGGCAGTGAAAGAGAAGAAGTTTTTGGTTCATCCACGATGGATAGAGGCTGCAAATTATTTTTGGGAAAAGCAACCTGAGGAGAACTTTGTCCTCAAGAAAAAGCAGTAG
- the LOC107626536 gene encoding RNA polymerase II C-terminal domain phosphatase-like 4 isoform X3 — translation MSVAADSPIHSSSSDDFVAYLDDALAASSPDASSDKEVENQDELESVRIKRCKFESAEETEESTSEGIVKQNLEEYVCTHPGSFGDMCIRCGQKLDGESGVTFGYIHKGLRLHDEEISRLRNTDVKNLLIRKKLYLILDLDHTLLNSTHLAHLNSEELHLISQADSLGDVSKGSLFKLDKMHMMTKLRPFVRTFLKEASEMFEMYIYTMGDRPYALEMAKLLDPLGEYFNAKVISRDDGTQKHQKGLDIVLGQESAVVILDDTEHAWVKHRDNLILMERYHFFGSSCRQFGFNCKSLAELKSDEDEAEGALTKILKVLKQVHYKFFDELKEDIAERDVRF, via the exons ATGAGTGTTGCAGCAGACTCTCCGATACATTCATCCAGTAGTGATGACTTCGTTGCGTATCTTGATGATGCATTAGCTGCAAGTTCGCCAGATGCGTCATCCGATAAAGAAGTTGAAAATCAAGATGAGCTGGAAAGTGTCAG AATAAAAAGGTGCAAGTTTGAAAGTGCCGAGGAAACTGAGGAGTCTACTTCAGAAGGGATCGTGAAACAGAATTTAG AAGAATATGTGTGTACACATCCTGGTTCATTCGGAGATATGTGTATACGTTGTGGGCAAAAGTTGGATGGTGAATCTGGTGTGACATTTGGCTACATACACAAG GGATTGAGACTTCATGATGAGGAGATCTCTAGATTGCGAAATACAGATGTGAAGAATTTGCTAATTCGTAAAAAACTTTACCTGATTCTTGACCTAGATCATACGTTACTAAATTCCACTCACCTTGCTCATTTGAACTCTGAAGAGTTGCATTTAATTTCCCAGGCAGATTCTCTTGGAG ATGTTTCCAAGGGTAGCCTTTTCAAATTGgacaaaatgcatatgatgacCAAGTTGAGGCCTTTTGTCCGCACATTTCTAAAAGAAGCAAGTGAAATGTTTGAGATGTACATATACACCATGGGTGATCGACCCTATGCATTAGAGATGGCTAAGCTGCTTGATCCTCTAGGAGAATACTTCAATGCAAAGGTGATTTCTCGAGATGATGgcactcaaaagcatcagaaGGGTCTTGATATTGTGTTGGGGCAAGAAAGTGCTGTTGTAATTCTTGATGATACAGAACAC GCATGGGTGAAGCATAGAGATAATTTGATTCTGATGGAAAGATACCACTTTTTTGGTTCAAGTTGCCGGCAATTTGGTTTCAATTGCAAATCTTTAGCTGAATTGAAGAGTGACGAAGACGAAGCTGAAGGAGCACTCACTAAAATCCTTAAAGTTCTTAAGCAAGTCCATTATAAATTCTTCGAT GAACTTAAAGAAGATATTGCTGAACGAGATGTAAG GTTTTGA